A single Drechmeria coniospora strain ARSEF 6962 chromosome 03, whole genome shotgun sequence DNA region contains:
- a CDS encoding vacuolar protein sorting-associated protein vps13, whose product MLEGLVAGLLNRFLGMYVKNFDPTQLKVGIWSGDVKLRNLELRREALDQLKLPINVVEGHLGELTLVIPWSNLRGAPVKVLLENVFLLASPKEEAQYDEEEEERRRQRLKMERLDSVELLKESNREGMSQEEQKKNQSFTESLVTKIVDNLQVTVRNIHIRYEDSISAPGHPFALGLTLDEFSAVSTDGQWNPTFIQDSADTTHKLATLGALAVYWNTDSDLFGTGREADDSSDRRQLTNEQMVERFRSMVGRPDSAASPNHQFILKPVSGQAKIEIDKTGDVHAPRLKANLLFEEIGLVLDDHQYRDALMMVDLFHYFIRHQEYKALQPKDVRPKEDPRAWFRFAANAVLGQIHDRNRKWSWGYFRERRDDRNRYIDLFKKKKQQQQLNADEADDLTKLESKLSYEDLRFWRSLARNHLKKENAAALRKQSAQQDQGWLGWMWGSKPQGTVEENEENTQMTEEQRKELYDMIDWDEKAALAKEIDVPREAVKLCVEASLSTGSFTLRQNPHGKTRDLLSFHFDVFKAKALQRQDSMLAVVSLGGLRVNDGTTPGSLYPEIVRVKGAPDGKRRRRLSLVELETTRDEPFFQFEVEKNPIEREGDIAVVGRLKPLEVVWNPNLIVGVVDFFRPPDTQMESITALMETAGATVEGFREQTRAGLVFALEEHRTINAELDLQAPLIIVPVSITAEDSTCLIVDAGHIHVNSQLVDQITMKEIQSKQRQSSTDEDFKRLESAMYDKFIVNLTSTQVLIGPSIAETKAHLINKGDGTHLHVVEQINVDFVVETCILPKAPNLTRFKVSGHLPMLHATVSDTKYKNLMKIIDVAIPKLGNEAQHGGVPESQVEQSQRYSLASQASNKSRQTPRERRQSSAFPFMQPPTAVILDDLDDDDDDDDFEDAKNGPEGDNLRIQQRNFEFNFKVDTLKGSLYRSDADRRKPDTLLVELVAERFDLTFYTRPFDMAADISLGAVTVEDFVDNPSGEFKSIVSSGDSDDLQAGRSLVHVKFVRVNRQSPEFMPVYEGVETNITVVVSTINVIVTRSTLLTLLDFILITFAAGDNEKDPEQTRPPLLGPDGVDNAASDDAAVEPLHPDANVGSIRVKCDLKSIRLILNNDGIRLATLSFNQAYAGIFLRGRSMRISARLGDLSLVDDVNSGVSEDSNLRRLVTIQGDDLADFRYETFDPSNEKAYPGYDSSVHLRAGSVKVNFVEEPFRKIIGFLVKFGKMQALYNAARQAAVSRANQIQQSPSRFKFDVIVKTPIVVFPRSMTPGQPKRDVITAYLGEIYAQNKFAPLDDSKDAEVAMKISTGIRNVRLTSDFHYDGDKSEELEMIDHVDLGFDITYAEHKEGAQRPDTEVCGSLSDIKLRLTQHQLRFLVEISKSVPAVFVGEDNEGDGDTARVTDESKIQHVSSPAGDGSGEQHLMDLPPELVSVSNARTKLDVLFNASTVGLELIMAREDEPVGDLTASSLSRFSLDDTKVKTRMLTDGALEAELLIRSFTIYDSRPRDTNKFRRIMTSSNKEAQQLMASVTISGGKERSLVAMATVDSPRVIFALDYLFALSKFATEGLVVENLSPMDGESLLETPDESDSESEATLSDTRSGRSQSQASRQRSDKSSGKLQKPGEDSIMSVAFRVNLVDAQVILIANPLSSGSEAIALSIRQMVLSKQNAITFQISQIAMFLCRMDKFETSRLRIIDDFSIQLNMDTSQQTMMSIHIDVEPLILRLSLRDILLVLQIVSRAGELSAAETKGSSSSPGEEKARQQRNASFKNKSPSGHGKPTIARAKGTKSVTTLVPKESQPSQPPPPAKREELSATVEGVRVVLIGDLHELPILDFGIKDFTATAENWSTNLKADAAIDLYSNVYNFSKSSWEPLLEPWQVGFGVAKESVSGLLSVDVASKKTFDITLTTATIALASKSLDFLTTEKDILEKPRGVEAPYRVRNYTGFEVELLSKSPSSDEPLTLRLQDGQDAPWSFETWEKMRESLLTETNQNDVGIRLEGSGFDLVKNVRFNREGEFLYSLRPKAENVTHRMCVEVSLGSDYVKYVTLRSPLVVENATQIPVELGIYDAQTGHLLKIEKIAPGDSRPAPVGAVYEKQALVRPDGGFGYQWSRDHLWWRDLLRNPTQQLVCKGENGDPFYFQAHAQIEKANPMAKIYPSMRIKLSAPITLENLLPYDFKYRIYDKNTKKDWSNFLRKGGVSPVHVVELSHLLLLSIDMQDTVFKPSDFSIINSGNSDDFRKESRIVVKDEQGLPLNLSLHYYRMPNCGGAFKITVYSPYVVLNKTGLDLRVRAKSFLQQAKAAAGQFPLVDTSNQERPKALPFMFSYGNDDHRNRALLKVDESEWSKPQSFDAIGSTSEVVLTSTSKQREIHVGITVKSGDGKYKMTKVITLAPRFVLENKLGEEILVRESSSSGYMTLKPGALQPLHFMQKSPVKQLCLCHPGVDNHWTSPFNIADIGITHVKIAKAGQRQRLVRVEILLEDATVFLNLSMETNNWPFSMRNESDTEFTFYQRNPSVDEDDMEDRSGWRPIRYRLPPRSIMPYAWDFPAAKLRELVIVTNRKERHVKLAEIGNQIPMKVTGADGQQKFIDINVAADGPTQTLILSNFRASKSLYRPKTLSRTSTGPEAFEVKDQDTGATFRAQLRLSGVGISLINSQLKELAYITFRDVQLRFSDSPVIQTVSLAVKWMQIDNQLYGGIFPMILYPSVVPKKANEVDAHPSLHAMVSRVKDNSYGVLYIKYATVLLQQMTVDLDEDFVFALMEFSNVPGASWTDVESEGKLCDEDLDIPEPSQQQSGQDMYFEVLNIQPMQLDLSFMRTERVNAEDKTSSRNPIMFFLNVMTMAIGNVNDAPIRFNALILDNMRVSTPVLIQNVSSHYSQEVMYQLHKILGSADFLGNPVGLFNNISSGVTDIFYEPYQGLILSDRPEEFGLGIAKGAASFAKKTVFGFSDSFSKFTGSLSKGIAAASLDKQFQDRRRITRARNRPKHALYGVTAGANSLFTSVASGEGAVGFFKGVGKGVLGLATKPAVGLLDMASNLDRTRFPRFIPGDGIVRPYNPREALGQYWLKQVDNGKYFDEQYIGHLELPKEDMVTIAKERTGVSLTLRGGANGPFIPVGGGSERGFLYKMVGVAVEEFNRRFRGGE is encoded by the exons atgctcgaaggactcgtcgccggcttgcTTAATCGCTTCCTCGGCATGTACGTCAAAAACTTCGATCCCACGCAACTCAAGGTTGGAATCTGGTCGGGCGACGTCAAGCTTCGCAACCTCGAGCTTCGGCGCGAGGCCCTCGACCAGCTCAAGCTGCCCATCAACGTCGTGGAGGGCCATCTCGGCGAGCTGACCCTCGTCATCCCCTGGTCCAACCTGCGCGGTGCCCCCGTCAAGGTCCTGCTCGAAaacgtcttcctcctcgcgagccccaaggaggaggcccagtatgacgaggaggaggaggagcgccgtcggcagcggctcAAGATGGAGAGGCTCGACAGCGTCGAGCTCCTCAAGGAGAGCAACCGCGAGGGCATGAGCCAGGAGGAGCAGAAGAAGAACCAGAGCTTCACCGAGAGCCTCGTCACCAAGATCGTCGACAACCTGCAGGTCACCGTCAGGAACATCCACATCCGCTACGAAGACTCCATCTCGGCCCCGGGCCACCccttcgccctcggcctgaCCCTCGACGAGTTCAGCGCGGTGAGCACCGATGGCCAGTGGAACCCGACCTTCATCCAAGACTCGGCCGACACGACGCACAAGCTCGCCACCCTgggcgccttggccgtctaCTGGAACACCGACTCGGACCTCTTCGGCACCGGCCGAGAGGCGGACGACTCCTCCGACCGCCGTCAGCTGACCAACGAGCAGATGGTGGAACGGTTTCGGTCCATGGTTGGCCGGCCCGACTCCGCCGCCAGCCCGAACCACCAGTTCATCCTCAAACCGGTCAGCGGCCAGGCCAAGATCGAGATCGACAAGACCGGCGACGTGCACGCGCCCAGGCTCAAGGCGAACTTGCTCTTCGAGGagatcggcctcgtcctcgacgaccatCAGTATCGCGACGCCCTCATGATGGTCGATCTGTTCCACTACTTCATCCGCCACCAGGAATACAAGGCCCTGCAGCCCAAGGATGTCCGCCCCAAGGAGGACCCCCGCGCCTGGTTCCGCttcgccgccaacgccgtcctcggccagaTTCACGACAGAAATCGCAAGTGGTCCTGGGGCTACTTCCGAGAGCGCCGCGACGATCGCAACCGATACATCGACCTCttcaagaagaagaagcagcagcagcagctgaacgccgacgaggccgacgacctgACCAAGCTCGAGTCGAAGCTCAGCTACGAGGACCTGCGATTCTGGCGCTCCTTGGCCCGCAACCACCTCAAAAAGGagaacgccgccgccctgagGAAGCAGTCTGCCCAGCAGGACCAAGGCTGGCTCGGTTGGATGTGGGGCTCGAAGCCGCAAggcaccgtcgaggagaacgaGGAGAACACGCAGATGACGGAGGAGCAGCGAAAGGAGCTCTACGACATGATCGATTGGGACGAAAaggccgccttggccaagGAGATCGACGTGCCgcgcgaggccgtcaagCTGTGCGTCGAGGCGTCCCTGAGCACCGGCAGCTTCACCCTGCGGCAGAATCCCCATGGCAAAACGAGAGACCTGCTCAGCTTCCACTTCGACGTCTTCAAAGCCAAGGCGCTGCAGAGGCAAGACtccatgctcgccgtcgtcagcctcggAGGCTTGCGCGTCAACGACGGCACCACCCCCGGCAGCCTCTACCCCGAGATCGTGCGGGTCAAAGGTGCTCCCGACGGGAAGCGGCGTAGGAGGCTGTCGctggtcgagctcgagaccACCAGGGACGAGCCGTTCTTCCAGTTCGAGGTCGAGAAGAACCCCATCGAGCGCGAGGGcgacatcgccgtcgtcggcaggctGAAGCCGCTCGAGGTTGTTTGGAATCCCaacctcatcgtcggcgtcgtcgacttcTTCCGCCCGCCCGACACCCAGATGGAGTCCATCACGGCCTTGATGGAGACGGCCGGCGCCACCGTCGAGGGCTTCCGCGAGCAGACGAGAGCCGGCCTGGTCTTTGCCCTGGAGGAGCACAGGACCATcaacgccgagctcgacctgCAGGCGCCCCTCATCATCGTGCCCGTCAGCATCACCGCCGAGGACTCGACCtgcctcatcgtcgacgccggccacaTCCATGTCAACagccagctcgtcgaccaaATCACCATGAAGGAGATCCAGTCCAAGCAGCGGCAGTCGTCGACCGACGAAGACTTTAAGCGGCTCGAGTCCGCCATGTACGACAAGTTCATCGTCAATCTCACCTCGACCCAAGTCCTCATCGGCCCCTCCATAGCGGAAACGAAGGCGCATCTGATCAACAAGGGCGACGGCACGCATCtgcacgtcgtcgagcagatCAACGTCGACTTCGTCGTCGAAACGTGCATTCTGCCCAAGGCGCCCAATTTGACAAGGTTCAAGGTGTCCGGTCATCTGCCGATGCTGCACGCCACCGTCTCCGATACCAAGTACAAGAATCTCATGAAAATCATCGACGTTGCCATTCCAAAGCTTGGCAACGAAGCGCAGCATGGCGGTGTGCCGGAATCCCAGGTCGAGCAGTCGCAGCGGTACAGCCTCGCCAGCCAGGCTTCGAACAAGTCTCGACAGACGCCGCGCGAGCGCCGACAATCCTCCGCCTTTCCCTTCATGCAGCCGCCAACGGCCGTCATCCTGGACGAtctggacgacgacgacgacgacgacgacttcgagGATGCCAAGAACGGTCCCGAAGGCGATAATCTCCGAATTCAGCAGCGAAACTTTGAATTCAACTTCAAGGTCGACACCCTCAAGGGCTCGCTTTACCGGAGCGATGCCGACAGGAGGAAACCGGACacgctgctcgtcgagctcgtcgctgAGCGTTTCGACCTCACCTTTTACACGAGGCCCTTTGACATGGCCGCCGACATTTctctcggcgccgtcaccgtcgaggaTTTCGTCGACAACCCCTCGGGCGAGTTCAAGTCCATCGTGTCGTCTGGCGATAGTGATGACCTGCAAGCGGGACGAAGCCTCGTCCATGTCAAGTTCGTCCGGGTCAACCGGCAGTCGCCCGAGTTCATGCCGGTCTACGAGGGTGTCGAGACGAacatcaccgtcgtcgtttcgACCATCAACGTCATCGTCACCCGAAGCACCCTGCTTACCCTTTTGGATTTCATCCTCATCACTTTCGCCGCTGGCGACAATGAGAAGGACCCAGAGCAGACCCGGCCGCCACTCCTCGgacccgacggcgtcgacaatgccgcgagcgacgacgctgccgtcgaaCCCCTGCACCCGGACGCAAACGTAGGCTCTATACGCGTCAAGTGTGACCTCAAGAGCATCAGGCTCATTCTCAACAACGACGGCATCAGGCTGGCCACCCTCTCCTTCAACCAGGCCTATGCGGGAATCTTTTTGCGTGGAAGGAGCATGCGCATTTCTGCGAGGTTGGGCGACCtgtcgctcgtcgacgatgttAATTCCGGCGTCTCGGAGGACTCGAACTTGCGCAGGCTCGTGACCATTCAAGGCGACGACCTGGCCGATTTTCGTTACGAGACCTTTGACCCCTCCAACGAAAAGGCCTATCCGGGATACGACAGCTCCGTTCACCTCCGCGCCGGATCCGTCAAGGTCAacttcgtcgaggagcctTTCCGGAAGATCATCGGTTTCCTCGTCAAGTTTGGCAAGATGCAGGCCTTGTACAACGCCGCCCGACAAGCGGCCGTCTCTCGGGCCAATCAGATTCAGCAGAGCCCCAGCAGGTTCAAGTtcgacgtcatcgtcaaGACCCCGATCGTCGTCTTTCCTCGTTCCATGACACCCGGCCAGCCGAAGCGAGATGTCATAACGGCCTATCTGGGCGAGATATACGCCCAGAATAAGTTCGCGCCGCTCGACGACAGCAAGGACGCGGAGGTTGCCATGAAAATATCCACGGGCATCAGGAACGTTCGCCTCACCTCGGACTTCCActacgacggcgacaagTCGGAAGAGCTGGAGATGATCGATCACGTTGACCTTGGATTCGACATCACCTACGCCGAACACAAGGAGGGCGCCCAACGCCCCGATACGGAGGTGTGCGGGTCGCTGTCGGATATCAAGCTTCGATTGACCCAGCACCAGCTCAGATTCCTCGTCGAAATTTCCAAGTCTGTTCCGGCTGTCTTCGTGGGAGAGGACAACGAAGGCGATGGAGACACCGCCCGAGTCACGGACGAGAGCAAGATACAGCACGTGAGCAGCCCGGCAGGTGACGGGTCCGGGGAGCAGCATCTCATGGACCTACCCCCCGAGCTGGTCTCCGTCTCCAATGCTCGGACGAAGCTTGATGTCCTGTTCAACGCCAGCACCGTCGGTCTGGAGCTTATCATGGCCCGGGAGGATGAGCCAGTAGGCGACTTGACCGCCTCGAGCCTGTCCCGATTCTCGCTGGACGACACAAAGGTTAAGACGCGGATGCTGACGGATGGCGCCTTGGAGGCAGAGCTGTTGATTCGCTCATTCACCATTTACGACAGCCGTCCAAGAGACACGAACAAATTCCGCCGCATCATGACCTCGTCGAACAAGGAAGCGCAGCAGTTGATGGCCAGCGTCACGATATCCGGTGGCAAGGAGCGCAGCCTCGTTGCGATGGCGACAGTGGATAGCCCTCGCGTCATCTTTGCACTGGATTACCTGTTTGCCCTTTCTAAATTTGCCACCGAAGGTCTCGTGGTCGAAAACTTGAGCCCCATGGATGGCGAAAGCCTTCTCGAAACGCCAGACGAATCCGATTCCGAATCGGAAGCTACACTTTCCGACACCAGGTCGGGCCGGTCGCAGTCTCAGGCATCTCGGCAGCGCAGTGACAAGAGCAGTGGCAAGCTGCAGAAGCCAGGAGAGGATTCCATCATGAGCGTTGCCTTTCGTGTCAatctcgtcgatgcccaAGTCATATTGATTGCGAATCCCCTCAGCTCCGGCTCGGAAGCGATCGCGTTGAGCATTCGACAAATGGTCCTTTCGAAGCAGAACGCCATCACGTTCCAAATCTCCCAGATTGCCATGTTTCTTTGCCGAATGGACAAGTTCGAAACGTCGCGCCTGAGGATCATTGACGACTTTTCGATTCAGCTGAACATGGATACGTCGCAACAAACCATGATGAGCATACATATCGATGTCGAGCCGTTGATCTTGAGGCTATCCCTCCGAGATATTCTTCTCGTCCTTCAAATCGTCAGCAGAGCAGGGGAGCTATCTGCGGCCGAGACCAAGGGGTCGAGCAGTTCGCCCGGCGAAGAGAAGGCGCGGCAGCAGCGGAACGCCAGCTTCAAGAATAAGAGCCCGAGTGGACATGGCAAGCCAACGATAGCGAGGGCCAAAGGAACAAAGTCCGTAACCACACTTGTCCCGAAGGAATCCCAGCCAAGCCagcctccgccgccggccaagCGCGAGGAGCTTTCGGCCACGGTGGAGGGCGTGCGTGTTGTCTTGATCGGCGACCTGCACGAGCTGCCTATTTTGGATTTCGGCATCAAGGACTTTACAGCAACGGCGGAGAACTGGTCGACCAACCTGAAGGCGGATGCCGCCATTGATCTGTACTCGAATGTGTACAACTTTTCCAAGTCGAGCTGGGAGCCTCTGCTGGAACCGTGGCAAGTGGGCTTCGGCGTAGCCAAGGAATCTGTATCGGGCCTGCTCTCCGTCGATGTGGCTTCCAAGAAGACCTTTGACATTACGctcacgacggcgacgattgCGCTGGCATCCAAGTCCCTCGACTTCTTGACGACGGAAAAGGACATTCTGGAGAAGCCGCGCGGGGTCGAAGCGCCGTATCGCGTCAGAAATTACACCGGcttcgaggtcgagctgcTCTCCAAGAGTCCTTCCAGCGACGAACCTCTCACACTGCGGCTCCAGGATGGGCAAGACGCACCCTGGAGCTTCGAGACTTGGGAGAAGATGCGGGAGAGCCTTTTGACGGAAACGAATCAAAACGACGTGGGCATCCGTCTCGAAGGAAGCGGCTTCGACCTGGTCAAGAATGTCCGTTTCAATCGAGAAGGCGAGTTCCTCTACAGCCTTCGACCCAAAGCGGAAAACGTGACGCATCGAATGTGCGTCGAGGTCAGCCTCGGTTCCGACTACGTCAAGTACGTGACACTGCGATCGCCGCTGGTTGTCGAAAATGCGACGCAGATccccgtcgagctcggcatcTACGACGCACAGACGGGCCATCTGCTCAAGATTGAAAAGATCGCGCCCGGCGACTCGCGCCCGGCGCCCGTCGGTGCCGTGTACGAGAAGCAAGCGCTCGTCCGACCGGACGGCGGCTTCGGATACCAGTGGAGCAGAGATCATCTCTGGTGGAGGGACCTACTCAGGAACCCGACGCAGCAACTCGTGTGCAAGGGAGAGAACGGGGATCCCTTCTACTTTCAGGCGCATGCCCAGATTGAGAAAGCCAATCCCATGGCGAA GATATACCCCTCGATGAGAATCAAGCTGTCCGCTCCGATCACGTTGGAGAATCTGCTGCCTTACGACTTCAAGTACCGCATATACGACAAGAACACGAAGAAGGACTGGTCAAACTTTCTGCGCAAGGGTGGCGTGAGCCCCGTCCACGTCGTGGAGCTTTcccacctgctgctgctgagcaTCGACATGCAAGACACCGTCTTCAAACCGAGCGACTTTTCCATCATCAACTCCGGCAACAGCGATGACTTCCGAAAGGAAAGCCGGATCGTCGTGAAGGATGAGCAGGGGTTGCCCCTGAATCTGAGCCTGCACTACTACAGAATGCCCAACTGCGGAGGCGCCTTCAAGATCACCGTCTACAGTCCGTACGTCGTCCTGAACAAGACCGGGCTGGACCTGAGAGTCAGGGCCAAGAGCTTCCTGCAACAGGCCAaagctgctgctgggcaGTTCCCTCTCGTGGACACGTCAAACCAGGAGCGGCCAAAGGCGCTGCCCTTCATGTTCTCctacggcaacgacgaccaTCGCAACCGGGCACTGCTGAAGGTCGACGAGTCGGAGTGGAGCAAACCGCAGAGCTTCGACGCGATCGGAAGCACGTCGGAAGTTGTCCtcacctcgacgtcgaagcaGAGAGAGATACACGTCGGCATCACGGTGAAGTCGGGCGATGGCAAGTACAAGATGACCAAGGTCATCACGCTGGCGCCTCGATTCGTTCTGGAGAACAAGCTGGGCGAGGAGATCTTGGTGCGAGAGTCTAGTTCATCGGGGTACATGACCCTCAAGCCCGGCGCGCTGCAGCCGCTGCACTTTATGCAGAAGTCGCCGGTCAAGCAGCTGTGCCTGTGCCACCCGGGCGTGGACAACCATTGGACCTCGCCGTTCAACATTGCGGACATTGGAATAACGCACGTCAAGATTGCCAAGGCCGGCCAGCGCCAGCGTCTCGTACGGGTCGAGATCCTCTTGGAGGACGCCACCGTCTTCCTCAACCTCAGCATGGAGACCAACAACTGGCCGTTTTCGATGCGCAACGAGAGCGATACGGAATTTACCTTTTACCAGCGCAACccgagcgtcgacgaggacgacatggAGGATCGAAGCGGATGGAGACCCATCCGATATCGGCTGCCGCCGCGGAGCATCATGCCCTACGCCTGGGACTTTCCGGCAGCCAAGCTCCGGGAGCTCGTGATTGTGACGAACCGCAAGGAGCGACACGTCAAGCTGGCGGAAATCGGCAACCAGATCCCTATGAAGGTGACGGGCGCTGACGGGCAGCAAAAGTTCATCGACATCAACGTCGCGGCCGATGGGCCGACGCAGACGCTCATACTCAGCAATTTCCGCGCAAGCAAGAGCTTGTACAGGCCCAAGACGCTCTCACGAACGAGCACGGGACCGGAAGCGTTCGAGGTCAAGGACCAAGACACCGGAGCGACGTTCCGGGCGCAGCTCCGGCTGTCGGGCGTTGGCATATCGCTGATCAATTCCCAGCTGAAGGAGCTGGCCTACATCACGTTCCGGGACGTCCAACTGCGGTTTAGCGACTCACCCGTGATCCAGACGGTCTCCCTGGCGGTGAAATGGATGCAGATCGACAACCAGCTCTACGGCGGCATCTTTCCGATGATCCTGTACCCGAGCGTCGTGCCAAAGAAGGCGAACGAGGTGGATGCGCATCCCTCGCTGCACGCCATGGTCAGCCGGGTCAAGGACAACTCGTACGGCGTGCTGTACATCAAGTACGCCACGGTGCTGCTGCAGCAGATGACGGTCGACCTGGACGAGGACTTTGTCTTCGCCCTGATGGAGTTCTCCAACGTGCCCGGCGCGAGCTGGACGGACGTGGAGTCGGAAGGAAAGCTCTGCGACGAGGACCTGGACATCCCGGAACCGTCGCAGCAGCAGTCGGGCCAGGACATGTACTTTGAGGTGCTAAACATCCAGCCGATGCAGCTCGACCTGAGCTTCATGCGGACGGAGCGGGTCAACGCCGAGGACAAGACGTCGTCCCGGAACCCCATCATGTTCTTCCTCAACGTCATGACGATGGCCATCGGAAACGTCAACGATGCGCCGATCCGGTTCAACGCGCTGATACTGGACAACATGCGGGTGTCGACGCCGGTGCTGATCCAGAACGTGTCGAGCCACTACAGCCAGGAGGTGATGTACCAGCTGCACAAGATCCTCGGCTCGGCCGACTTTCTCGGCAACCCGGTCGGGCTGTTCAACAACATCTCGTCGGGCGTCACGGACATCTTCTACGAGCCGTACCAGGGTCTCATCCTCTCGGACAGGCCGGAGGAGTTTGGCTTGGGCATCGCGAAGGGGGCGGCGTCGTTTGCGAAGAAGACGGTGTTTGGCTTCAGCGACAGCTTCTCCAAGTTCACGGGAAGCCTGAGCAAGGGCATCGCGGCCGCGTCGCTGGACAAGCAGTTCCAGGACCGGCGGCGCATCACGCGGGCGCGCAACCGACCGAAGCACGCGCTGTACGGCGTCACGGCCGGCGCCAACTCGCTGTTCACGAGCGTCGCGTCGGGC gagggcgccgtcggcttcttcaagggcgtcggcaagggcgtcctcggcctcgcgacgaagccggcggtCGGCCTGCTGGACATGGCGAGCAAC CTGGACCGGACGCGGTTCCCGCGCTTCATcccgggcgacggcatcgtgcgGCCGTACAACCCGCGCGAGGCGCTCGGCCAGTACTGGCTGAAGCAGGTGGACAACGGCAAGTACTTTGACGAGCAGTACATCGGCCACCTCGAGCTGCCGAAGGAGGACATGGTG ACGATCGCCAAGGAACGGACGGGCGTCAGCCTGACGCTCCGCGGAGGCGCCAACGGGCCGTTTATCCCGGTCGGAGGCGGCAGCGAGCGAGGATTCCTGTACAAGATGgtcggcgttgccgtcgaggagttTAACCGGCGGTTCAGGGGCGGCGAGTAG